In one Nitrospirota bacterium genomic region, the following are encoded:
- a CDS encoding HD domain-containing phosphohydrolase, with the protein MPRVLIVDDDQSIRSVLSDMVKAAGPYQTDIAMDGLEGIEKVRHDEYDIIFTDIKMPRMGGLEFMQEVRKQNPMIPVVVITAYSYLETAISAMKQGAADFITKPFTFDDIRHILSKVIRERELIKSFAGNGNKDAVVETLNSELYKRLQEINTLFTLSIELDEIKENSSIFNRIVSMIARLLKAKRVALGLLEDGSIESRYTIGIAHIEKLLLKGSIYEDAIRNKTHIVLEVGQKNPFSGYPLDSEFLIIPLILNNEVLGFLSITDKTDGYKFADEEINLALTLTHKACLRLENNALYEITYNNLINTLKTLILTVEARDSYTKQHSERVTKLSLEIADEIDCTQAERDAIKFAGYLHDIGKIGVRDIVLLKPGGLTDEEFEEIKKHPVIGDNIVSPLGSFPLERLLIRHHHERFDGHGYPDGLQGEEIPLIARILSVADTYDSMTTTRPYRKGVDHKTAIGEIKSCSSSQFDPVVVKAFMSTSTGRGGS; encoded by the coding sequence ATGCCACGAGTTCTGATAGTAGATGATGACCAGTCGATAAGGAGCGTCCTTTCAGATATGGTAAAGGCTGCTGGTCCCTACCAGACGGATATTGCCATGGATGGCCTGGAGGGAATTGAGAAGGTAAGGCATGATGAGTACGATATAATCTTTACAGATATTAAAATGCCCCGGATGGGAGGCCTTGAATTCATGCAGGAAGTAAGGAAGCAAAATCCAATGATACCCGTTGTAGTAATTACTGCTTATTCCTATCTTGAAACGGCAATATCGGCTATGAAGCAGGGGGCAGCTGACTTTATTACCAAACCGTTTACTTTTGATGATATAAGGCATATTCTAAGCAAGGTGATCCGCGAGAGAGAACTGATTAAGAGTTTTGCCGGTAATGGTAATAAGGATGCAGTAGTTGAAACACTTAATTCAGAACTTTACAAGAGACTCCAGGAGATAAATACGCTTTTTACCCTCAGTATAGAGCTTGATGAGATAAAGGAAAATTCGAGCATATTTAACAGAATCGTTTCCATGATTGCGAGGCTGCTGAAAGCAAAGAGGGTTGCTCTCGGACTGCTTGAAGATGGAAGTATCGAAAGCCGTTATACGATAGGTATAGCACATATAGAGAAGCTTCTCTTGAAGGGGTCAATATATGAGGATGCCATCAGGAACAAGACACATATTGTCCTTGAGGTTGGCCAGAAAAATCCTTTCAGTGGATATCCGCTTGACTCGGAGTTTCTTATCATTCCCCTTATACTTAACAATGAAGTGTTGGGATTCCTGAGTATAACTGATAAGACCGATGGTTATAAATTTGCCGATGAAGAAATTAATCTCGCTCTAACTCTTACACACAAGGCATGCCTCAGGCTTGAGAACAATGCACTTTATGAAATAACATACAATAATCTTATCAATACATTGAAGACCCTTATCTTGACGGTAGAGGCCAGGGATTCCTATACAAAACAGCATTCCGAAAGGGTAACGAAGCTGTCTCTTGAGATTGCAGATGAGATAGACTGTACTCAGGCGGAAAGGGATGCAATAAAATTTGCGGGCTATTTACATGACATTGGAAAGATTGGGGTCAGAGATATCGTCCTGTTAAAACCAGGAGGACTGACAGATGAAGAGTTTGAAGAGATAAAGAAACACCCTGTAATAGGTGATAATATTGTATCCCCACTCGGTTCCTTTCCTCTCGAGAGACTGTTGATAAGGCACCATCATGAGCGATTTGATGGTCATGGTTATCCTGACGGCCTTCAGGGAGAGGAGATTCCCCTCATTGCGAGAATTTTATCAGTTGCCGACACCTATGATTCCATG